The nucleotide window CACCGGTCTAGACCATGTGATCCAACTCATTACACATGGACATTTCCTGGCCGCTAAATCAACCTCTCGGCGTAAACACTTCCCACAATTGGCCAGAACACAGTCGATGTTCTCTGATCAATTGGACCTTCGGGCGAGGACTACCGAGTGAACCAACTCAGTTGCCATCCATGTGTTCATCCTCGAAGTAAATAAAACCACCAGCCAATTTTATGGACCCTCGGTATAATCTACTCTTTGAAATTTGTAGGTGCTCAGAAATTACTTTTGGCTCTCTTTAAAAAATGATTTTAAGTTTAAAAATCTGAAAATAATTAAACAAAAGAATGCGTATGTGCATAAAGAAATATAAGACCGTTTAGATCTAAACGGTCTTATTTTTTTATGGAGGGAGTACTTGTTTGTAAAGTTTGATGATGAAATGCATTTGTATGTGAACTACAAATAAAATTCATGTAGTGCACATATACCCTTCACTATAAAAGTATGTTCTTTTTGTGTAACTCACATCAAAACGTATTTCTTTGTTAAATTTTacatatgtactccctccgttcctaaatataagtctttttagagattctagaaagccttatatttaggaacggagggagcgCTTGCGgctgtactgtgttaaaaaaaacTAATCTGGAACTTGAAAGGTTGATTAGAAAAACTTTTTTGAAAAATCCAGGCTCCATAGAGCCCGGGAGCCCAAAATCCTCACTCCAGCTTTTTCGGCTTTGCTATGGTGCCACGTATCCctcgaaaaaataaaaaataatgcTATGGTGCCAtgttgtctcaaaaaaaaaatgCTATGGTGCCACTTTAGTGTGACTCAAGCCGCTTCTCTAGCGGGTAAGGATTGCATTTATATAAGAGAAGAAAAAATAGGGTTACCATTTACACAGTATTTTTTGTTATTATCCGGAGCTTCTAACTCACACTGATTATATTGACGTTGATTTCTGCCATAAAAGTGGGCAATTATTCCTGTTCTAACTCTTCCCAAATCCCAATCTCCAAACTTGCCACACTCTGCAGTCTAAAACTCAGATAAAGAACAGAGCCTATCAAGATCCCGGTTTCTACGGCCGACAAAAGGAAAATTATGCCTGTGGGATTCCGGCATATGGAACGCTCCGAGTTTGCTCTCAGATGGTCGCTTGGCCACTGTAAGACGGAGAAGACATGATGGTCAGCAGCTCCGTCACATGTGCCATGGAGCTCAGTGCAGCTTTCAGCACATCCTGCGAGCACCCAGGCTTCACGATGTTCTTCACCTGCGTGGCATGCATAATCATGAGAACCAATAAAAGGACTGTTACCAGTCGGATAACCAAGTTGTTGGCCGATGTACCTTCTCCAGATACTCCTGCAGCTGTTTGATCCTCCCCATGTAGTCCCGGTCTTCCACGCACAGCGAGATGGGCTTTGCGTCGGCCCCCGGTCCTTCGAATTGCAGCGGTCCAGGGTTCTTGTAGATGTCTTCCATCAGGAGGCTGGAAGAGTTTTGCCTCAGCAGCCTGCAAGGCACAAAACGATTACTTTGGTAAATACGAGCACATGTCTTTTTATCCTTTTACACGGTGTATGTATCCAGTGAAACAATGGAGAATTTCCTCTTCACAGGCAATGGAGAATAGAAGAACACGATGACTAGTGAATAAAAGATGGCACTTAATTTCAAACCAGAAATCATACGTACTCGTATGCTTTTCCTTTTAAGTCAACGCTTGCCATGTGGACAGCGGGCTTCCCAATTTGACTGGCAGTGGGACCGCGCGACCATCCCCTTACCGTCATCATAGACTGCTCGTGAACAAATGCAGAAATGGTTATGCATCACTTTGTGCTTCACATAAACTTGTGTGAGATGGATCATGTGCAAATCTTAAAGGAACATAATCTAAAAAACATACAAACACTAACAATCCCATATGCTCACCGTAATAGGAGCAGCTCCACATTTCCACTGGTCCACAGGACTTTTTAGATTAGTTACAGTGGCCATGTAGCCATTCAGACCAGCAGCTATGATGTGATAGCATACATGACCAAGAACCTGGAATCAAACAATTGGCCGGCCATCAAGGAGAATAACCAGATGGAACATGATATAGAGAAGTGAGGTGGAACTTACATAGGCGTAATCGCAATCAAAGTTTGACGGCAGGGCACCTCTTGCTTGGTAGCCAAAAAAGTGGCAAATTGCATTGAACTTCTTTCCTTTGTAAGTGCCTTCCTCCTAAATAAGCCAATAAACAATATGCACTGATAAAGGTGGTGCTTATTTTAAAAGTGAACTAATAACTCATAGGTCTTAAACTAGTTCTCCACAAATGACTGCAGGATATGCTCACCAGACGTTTGTTGATTTCTGTCTCAACTAACTGGGCTAGAAGCTTCTCAGTCTCAATCTGCAAGATACACATATAAATCTGATGCCCGAACAAATGTAAAACAAAAAGGATAGGCTAATATCACAGACTGAATTGCTGTGCCACCTGAGAAAGCTGAGCAGAGTCGTCAGATTCTGGATGCAGAAGTAGCTGCACGACAAAAAAAAAGTTGAAGCAATAAAATCTTCTCCAAATTATGGATTTCTGAATATGAAAACAAGAAATACATACCTGTTTCCTGATAAATGGAGGCAGAAAGTCAAATAGTGCAGAAGCCCAAGGCGAAAGATGAGAAGAGATGTTCTCAATGGAAACACCTTTATCATGTAGCCCATGAATTTCCTACAAGTATAAGCTAAGCTCAGTGAACTATTCAATAAACAACACCATTGTTTCATGTACTGATACTGACCTGAAGCAAAGCATATAATTCAGGTATACTCTCGACAAGGCCCTCGGGAATAAGTACAACACCATGGTATTTATCTGTGCAAGATAGTATGATACTGTGAATCATAAGGAATAATAGCAACTGCATGATATATTTATGTGCCCAAGATATTATGGCAACATGCATTATTTACAAGATGTCACCCCTTGGACGCTTAGGCAGCAAGGCGCCCTGGCAGCGCCTTACAATTATGCCCGCTTTACACGCTTAGGCGTCAGGTCGGTTGGTGCTCACCTTAGGTCGCCTTACCGCCTATTATAAACAATGGCAACATGACACTACAATACGAAGCTTGTAAGAACCATATGATTCCTACCTTTTTCAGCCCTTGCCTGCACAGCATCACATATCTGCTTTGTAATATCAGAAATTGTAAGTTTTGACGCAGCAACCTCCTCCCCTAGTAAGACCTGAGCATTATCAAGTCAGATTA belongs to Triticum urartu cultivar G1812 chromosome 7, Tu2.1, whole genome shotgun sequence and includes:
- the LOC125521467 gene encoding pyrophosphate--fructose 6-phosphate 1-phosphotransferase subunit alpha-like (The sequence of the model RefSeq protein was modified relative to this genomic sequence to represent the inferred CDS: added 72 bases not found in genome assembly), which codes for MGNEMSPLQKHRAEYRPELPPWLQGTAVKVEYGDAAIAADGADAHVIRRAFPHTYGQRLAHFLPKTANAPDATVITEHPAVRVGVVFSGRQSPGGHNVIWGLYNAINSHNPSSELIGFLGGTDGLFAQKTLEITEEVFSSYKNQGGYYMLGRTRDQIRTTEQVKAAMTTCQALKLDALVIIGGVTSNTDAAQLAETFAESKCSTKVVGVPVTLNGDLKNQFVETTVGFDTICKVNSQLISNVCTDALSAEKYYYFIRLMGRKASHVALECALQSHPNMVLLGEEVAASKLTISDITKQICDAVQARAEKDKYHGVVLIPEGLVESIPELYALLQEIHGLHDKGVSIENISSHLSPWASALFDFLPPFIRKQLLLHPESDDSAQLSQIETEKLLAQLVETEINKRLEEGTYKGKKFNAICHFFGYQARGALPSNFDCDYAYVLGHVCYHIIAAGLNGYMATVTNLKSPVDQWKCGAAPITSMMTVRGWSRGPTASQIGKPAVHMASVDLKGKAYELLRQNSSSLLMEDIYKNPGPLQFEGPGADAKPISLCVEDRDYMGRIKQLQEYLEKVKNIVKPGCSQDVLKAALSSMAHVTELLTIMSSPSYSGQATI